The genomic segment GTATTAGGTATAGATGGAAATGATATGACAGAGGCAACAGATGTAAGGACCGATACCATGATGCTTGCTAAACTAAATTTTAAATCCGGGGAGCTATCTATACTATCTATTCCCAGGGATACTAGGGTAATGCTTAAGAGTGGAGAGTATGCTGGTAAAATAAATGCAGCCCATAAGCTTGGTGGAGCTGAAGAATCTATAAAGACTGTAAAAGAATTATTGGATATAGATTTAGAATATTATGTTAAAATAGATTATCAGTTTGTAAGAGAAGTAGTAGATTTAATAGGTGGAGTAGAAATGGATATTCCATTTCATATGAAATATGATGATATATCTGATGAACCACCTTTACACATAGATATAGAAGAAGGTAGACAAGTCTTAGATGGAGATAAGGCTATTCAGTTTTTAAGATATAGAAAAAGTAATGATGGTAGTGGAGGATATAAAGAAGGGGATGTTGGTAGAATTAAAGCACAACAAGAATTTATTAAAGCTTTTATGGGGCAAGTATTAAAACCTTCCAATATTTTAAAATCCCCTATGGCTATTAGCAAATATTATAAGTATGTGGAAACTAATATTCCAATGAAAATAGCTTTTAAAGGTGCTTTTAGTGGTAGGAAAATAGATACGGAAGATTTGAATATAAATACATTGCCAGGAGAGGGTAGGTATATAGATGGTATATCCTATTTTATTCACTATGAGGAACCTACACAAGCTTTAATCAAAGAAATGTTTGAAAACCATATTCTAAACTAATTAATATAGTTTTAATTGTGAGGTGAATTATGAAGGAAAGGGAAACTTTTATAGAAAGAAGAGATAGAAAAAAAGAACATATTAACTTCTTTCTAAAATCTAGTTATAATAATGATAATTATTTTGAAGATATATACTTAGAACATAAAGCTTTACCAGAGCTAAATATAGATGAAATAGATACAAAATGTATATTTCTTGGGAAATATGTAGATTATCCGATAATTATTAATGCAATAACGGGAGGAACGGAGTTTTCCAGGGAAATAAATAAAAAATTGTCTAAACTAGCTAAAGAATTTAATATTCCTATAGCTGTTGGATCTCAGACTATATCATTATACGATGAAAAAAGCAGAGATTCCTTTAAAATAGTAAGAGATGTATTAGGTGAAGAGGGAATTGTTTTAGCCAATTTAAATGCTAGAGCATCCTTAGATGAAGTGGAAACTGCCATAAAAATGATAGATGCCAATGGAATTCAACTTCATTTAAATCCTGCTCAAGAATTAACTATGGTAGAGGGAGATAGAACTTTTAAGGGAATAAGGGATAATATAAAACGTATTATAACAAATATTGACAAGCCAGTTATAGTAAAGGAAGTAGGATTTGGAATTTCTAGTGATGTTGCTAAAGAGCTCTATAATATAGGTGTAAGACATATAGATATATCTGGCACAGGGGGAACTAATTTTATAGAAATAGAAGATCTAAGAAATGATGAAATTGACTTTGATGATATTTATAATTGGGGTATTCCTACAGCGTTAAGCCTTTTACAATGTAGAGAAATAAAGGATGATTTAAATATAATTGCTAGTGGTGGGATAAAAAATAGTCAAGAAATTGTAAAGTCCTTGGTATTAGGTGCTACTATGGTAGGAATAAGTGGAGAAATATTAAGACATTTACTAGAAGATGGTTACGAAGTAGCATATAAGTACTTAAAAGGAACCTTATACAAGACAAAAATGCTTATGCTATTACTAGGGAAAAAGAATATACAGGAGCTTAAAACTGCTCCTTTTAAAATAAAAGGGAAGCTGAAGGAGCTGAGTTAAAAACCTTAAGCTTCCTTTTTATTTTCTATAATAAAGATAGCTTATTTCACTTTATGTTATAATAAAATTATTGTTTGTTGGTTTTAGGGATTAGTATTAGGTATATGTTACTTATTTTTTAAAAAGGTGGCTGAATACTTATGAAAGAAGCTATAGTAAAGCTTTTAAAAGAAAATAAAAGCGATTTTATTTCTGGTGAGAAAATTAGTGAATTGTTTGGAGTAAGTCGTACGGCTATTTGGAAATACATAAATATATTGAAAGATGAAGGCTATGAAATAGAGTCTGTTTCGAGAAAAGGCTATAGGCTAATATCTTCACCAGATATATTAACTTATGAGGAAATAGAAGAATGGCTGAATACAGAATATATAGGAAGAAAAATTCATTATTATGATACTATAGACTCTACTAATATAAAGGCAAAGAAAATTGCTTATTTAGAAAAAGAAGGTACAATTGTAGTGGCCGAAAGTCAAAGTAAGGGAAGAGGTAGATTAGGCAGGGAGTGGCAGTCTCCGAAAGGAAAAGGGTTGTGGATGTCTATAATATTGAAGCCTAAAGTAAATCCTGTTCATGTAGCTAAGGTAACTCTTATAGGTGCAGCAGCGGTTAATTTGGCTTTAGAGGATATAGGAATAGATTCTTATATTAAATGGCCAAATGATATTGTCATAAATGGCAAAAAGATATGTGGAATACTTACTGAAATGAGTAGTGAATTGAACATGATTAATTATGTAGTAATGGGAATAGGCATAAATGTGAATTTAGATAAAAAAGACTTTTCTAAAGAAATTTTAGATAAAGGAACTTCATTAAAAATTGAAGCTGGCAAGGAAATTAATAGAAAAAAACTATTAGCTACAGTATTAAATAAGTTTGAGGAACTCTATACCCCCTTTACTGAAGAAGAAGATTTAAGTCAAACCATTGAAATATGTAGAAAAAATTCTATTTTACTTGAGAAGGATATTAGAGTAATTAATAATGGAAAAGAAAGAATAGGCAAAGCTATAGATATAAATGATGATGGAAATTTAATTGTTAAATATGAAAATGGAGAAATTGAAAGTCTTTTATCAGGAGAAATTTCTGTGAGAGGTTTGGAAGGGTATGTATAGAGATAGGAGAAAGTTTTCTATTTAAATTTGCAGGACTATGGGTTAAAAAAATAAATTAATAATAAAGATCATTCATTGTTAGGATGAAGTGAAATGCTCTTTTCTGGTAAAGATAACGTAAGGATAGTAATATAAAAAAACCAGCAAAGAGCATTTTTGTTCATTATTCAAAATGTTAAACAGTTTTTATATTATTTAATACATTATGTATTGCTATTTCTGGCATACCTATAGGCTCTACTATAATTTGTCCTATATAATCCTTAGCCTTATCTTCAATAAGACCTTTCTTCATTAACTGGAATGTAATAGTTTTATTTCCTTTAATAGCTGTACCTAAGACATCTCCTGTATTGGCACTAAGTCCTGAAGGAATGTCTACTGCTATTATATATTTACTTTCTTTATTTATTAAATTTATTGCTTCTGAAAATAGTCCTTCTACATCTCTGGATAGTCCTGTTCCAAAGATACTATCAATAACTATATCAGAAGTTACTAATGAGTTTTTTAATACATTTAAGTCATCCTTTTTAGAGATGTTAAATATATCCGCATCTATATTTTTAAGTATATTGTAATTAGTTTTGAAGTCTTTACTTCCCTTACTTGAATTTCCTAATATAAATATTTCTACATTTTTCCCTTCTGTAATTAAATGTCTTGCTATGGCTATCCCATCCCCGCCATTATTGCCTACACCACATATTATGGTGAAAGAATTATGATTTTTTAAATCTATATTTTGCACAACTCTAAGAGCAGCATTTTCCATAAGTACTATTCCTGGAATACCTAGATTTTCTATACAATAATTATCGATAGCTGCCATTTCTTTAGATGTAATTGTAGTCAATTTAATCATCCCTTTAAATTAGTATTATTGTATATTATTATAACATAGGTCTATTTATTTTCTACTAACTTTATCTTAGGTATTACTTTAATAGACACATAGGAAGCAACTATTGCTTTTAAAAAGTCGCCAGGTAAAAAAACTAAACATCCTGTTTTAAGGGCAGTCATAAAAGAAATGTTTGCATCCATAACCTTATTTAAAATAAGATACATGTAAGGAATACCAAAAGCATAAATAACAAAGGTACCTATAATACTTGCCAATAATATTCTTTTAAAACTTAAGTTTTTTTTAGTATAAGTAATTTTTCCTATTATGTAAGAAGCAAAAATAAATCCTATTAAATATCCAAAGCTTGGTTTTAATACAGTTTCTAGTCCACCAGTAAATCCTGCAAAAATTCTTAAACCAATAAGACCTAAAAGAACGTAAACAATTTGTGACAACGTACCTAATTTACTTCCCAATATAAGTCCAGACATAATAGTAAATAAACTTTGTAATGAAATAGGCACATTTCCTAAGGGAATACTTAAAAAAGCTCCTATAGCAGTTAAAGCAGTAAACATGGCCACTATGACCATATCTTTTGTAGATATTTTCATATAATCCCTCCAATTGTTAACTTTTAAAATAAATGAGTTGACAAACTTAATATATATCTTAAATTTAAATTTGTCAACTGAGAAAGAGAGACAGTCTTTTTTCTCAGTTCAATTAATATTAAATTAGGAAAATTTGTTGACAAAATAATTTATAAAGTATATGCTGTTAATAGATAATATATACAGTATGTACATTGAAAATAGGAGGAATTCTATGAAGATAATAATATCTAATTCTTCAAACCAGCCCATATATGAACAAATATACAGGCAGATTAAGGCAATGATAATAAAAGGAGAGTTAAGGGAAGGGGAAATACTTCCGTCTATTAGAGGTTTGGCAAGAGATCTTCAAATAAGTGTTATTACAACTAAAAGAGCTTATGATGAGTTGGAAAAAGAAGGTTTCATTGAAACTATGCAGGGAAAAGGTTCTTTTGTAGCTAGCCAAAATAAAGAGTTAATGAAAGAAAGAAAGTTAAAAATTATTGAAGAAAAACTTATAGAAGTAGTGAAAGAAAGTAAAATGTTAGGAATTTCTTATGGTGAAATAGAAGAAATGCTAAAGATTTTATTTGAGGAGGAATAATATGGAATATATTTTGGAAGTTAACAACTTAAGAAAAGAATTTAAAAACTTTACTTTAGATAATAATAATTTTAAATTAGAACCTGGATATATTATGGGATTCATTGGTCCGAATGGAGCTGGGAAAAGTACTACCATTAAGCTAATAATGAATTTATTGAAAAAAGATGGTGGAGAAATAAAAGTATTTGGCTTAGATCATATAAAATATGAGAAAAAGATAAAGGATAGAATAGGATTTGTTTATGATGAAAACTATTATTATGAAGAATTAACTATTAATCAAATGAAAAATATAGTAGCTAGTTTCTATTCAAAATGGAATGATGATACCTTTAATGAGTATTTAAAAGAATTTAATTTGAATCCAAAATCAAAAATTAAAACATTATCTAAGGGAATGAAGATGAAATTTTCGTTGGCAATAGCCCTTTCTCATGATGCAGACTTAATAATAATGGATGAACCAACTTCAGGTTTGGATCCAGTATTTAGAAGGGAAATATTAGACATACTTTATGGCATAATTCAGGATGAAAGGAAAAGTGTTTTCTTTTCTACTCATATAACTACTGATTTAGAAAAAATAGCAGATTATGTTACTTTTATTAATGAAGGAAAAATAGTATTTTCCCAACCTAAAGATGATATTTTAGAAAAATATGCAGTTGTAAAAGGTGGCTTAAACATACTTAATGATGAAATGAAGAAAAATTTTATCGGGTTGAGGGAAACTAAAGTAGGTTTTGAAGGATTAACTGATAATGTAGAAAATATAAAAGAGCTGTTTAAAGATGAAATATTAATTGAAAAGGCAACTCTTGAAGACATAATGTTTTATACAGTTAAAAAATAATATTAGTTATGGTTTTGACAGATTTAGTCACTATAGGAGGTTGTAGATATGATTGGAACAATAAAAAAAGATTTAATACATATATTCTCTTCGAAAAGAGAAAGGATATTTTATCTTTTATATATACCTTTTTTATTATTAATAGTAGATTCTTATGAACCAAAATGGATATATTTTGCCGTAATATATTCCTATACTTATTTAACCTGTATTTCAACTATTGCTTACGAAAGCAATCTAAAATTTAATCGTGTATTTAATTCCTTGCCTATAACTAGGAAAGAAGTTGTTATTTATAAATATATATCTTTTTTCATCTATTTAACTTTAGTTATTGTATATGCTGGGGTTTATTTGTGGATAATTAACACTTTGGGAATAAAAAATGTGGATTATTTTAATTTGGAAATGATAATAAGGGCTATTCCTATTCTTATGATTTCTTTATCTATAGTATTTCCATCTTATTTTTCACTGGGGCCTAGATTAGCACAAATGGTTCATATTATAGTCTTTGTGAGTTTTTTTATAGGGATAATATCTGTTTCGGGTGGAGATTTATTTATAAATAAGATATTTCAATTTATGGCTAGTGGAAAGTTTTTTATTCTAGCCTCAGTAGTATACCTTTTGTCCTTAATATTATCAACAAAGTTATATGAAGGTAAAGATTTATAAAATATTCTAGGAAGGATTAGATTAAAGTCAGTTATAAAATGAGGTGATATTATGTTTAAATTGGCGCTAAAAGATATAAAATTATCAAAAAAAATGTTGGTAATTATTACAGCATATATAATGATTTTGGTTTCATCGATTCTACCGTCAATGGATGAAATCTTTACAGGTATTACTTATACTATGTTAATGGTAATGGGAATCTTTATGCTAGTTATTTATACTAATGGCTACGATGATAGAAATAAAACAGAAATAGTTATAAATAGTTTTCCTATCAAGAAAGCTGATATTGTAAGAGGAAAGTACTTGACTCTTGTTCTATATATGATAATTATATGCGGTATATTGTTTTTATCTTCTAATCTTTTAAGAGGATTATTTACTAGGTTCCAAGGTGGGAAAAGCGCAACTTTAGGAAATGTTATAGTTGCTACAAATATTACATTACTATTCTATGCAATATATTATCCTATATATTTTAGAGTAGGGGAAGATATTATGACTTTTAACTATATATTGTGGTTTTTAGTTTTGGCTAGTCCATCTTTAATGAGAAAATTAGTAAATTGGTTAATAGAAAAAGGTATGATGGATCAAATGTTAAATATAAATTTAAGAAAAGCAAACTTAACTATTTTAATTATTTCAATTATAGTGTTCTATATATCTTTACAAATATCTAAAAAATTATATAAGCAAC from the Tissierellales bacterium genome contains:
- a CDS encoding ABC transporter ATP-binding protein — translated: MEYILEVNNLRKEFKNFTLDNNNFKLEPGYIMGFIGPNGAGKSTTIKLIMNLLKKDGGEIKVFGLDHIKYEKKIKDRIGFVYDENYYYEELTINQMKNIVASFYSKWNDDTFNEYLKEFNLNPKSKIKTLSKGMKMKFSLAIALSHDADLIIMDEPTSGLDPVFRREILDILYGIIQDERKSVFFSTHITTDLEKIADYVTFINEGKIVFSQPKDDILEKYAVVKGGLNILNDEMKKNFIGLRETKVGFEGLTDNVENIKELFKDEILIEKATLEDIMFYTVKK
- a CDS encoding NAD(P)H-hydrate epimerase; this encodes MTTITSKEMAAIDNYCIENLGIPGIVLMENAALRVVQNIDLKNHNSFTIICGVGNNGGDGIAIARHLITEGKNVEIFILGNSSKGSKDFKTNYNILKNIDADIFNISKKDDLNVLKNSLVTSDIVIDSIFGTGLSRDVEGLFSEAINLINKESKYIIAVDIPSGLSANTGDVLGTAIKGNKTITFQLMKKGLIEDKAKDYIGQIIVEPIGMPEIAIHNVLNNIKTV
- a CDS encoding biotin--[acetyl-CoA-carboxylase] ligase — protein: MKEAIVKLLKENKSDFISGEKISELFGVSRTAIWKYINILKDEGYEIESVSRKGYRLISSPDILTYEEIEEWLNTEYIGRKIHYYDTIDSTNIKAKKIAYLEKEGTIVVAESQSKGRGRLGREWQSPKGKGLWMSIILKPKVNPVHVAKVTLIGAAAVNLALEDIGIDSYIKWPNDIVINGKKICGILTEMSSELNMINYVVMGIGINVNLDKKDFSKEILDKGTSLKIEAGKEINRKKLLATVLNKFEELYTPFTEEEDLSQTIEICRKNSILLEKDIRVINNGKERIGKAIDINDDGNLIVKYENGEIESLLSGEISVRGLEGYV
- a CDS encoding biotin transporter BioY, whose translation is MKISTKDMVIVAMFTALTAIGAFLSIPLGNVPISLQSLFTIMSGLILGSKLGTLSQIVYVLLGLIGLRIFAGFTGGLETVLKPSFGYLIGFIFASYIIGKITYTKKNLSFKRILLASIIGTFVIYAFGIPYMYLILNKVMDANISFMTALKTGCLVFLPGDFLKAIVASYVSIKVIPKIKLVENK
- the fni gene encoding type 2 isopentenyl-diphosphate Delta-isomerase → MKERETFIERRDRKKEHINFFLKSSYNNDNYFEDIYLEHKALPELNIDEIDTKCIFLGKYVDYPIIINAITGGTEFSREINKKLSKLAKEFNIPIAVGSQTISLYDEKSRDSFKIVRDVLGEEGIVLANLNARASLDEVETAIKMIDANGIQLHLNPAQELTMVEGDRTFKGIRDNIKRIITNIDKPVIVKEVGFGISSDVAKELYNIGVRHIDISGTGGTNFIEIEDLRNDEIDFDDIYNWGIPTALSLLQCREIKDDLNIIASGGIKNSQEIVKSLVLGATMVGISGEILRHLLEDGYEVAYKYLKGTLYKTKMLMLLLGKKNIQELKTAPFKIKGKLKELS
- a CDS encoding GntR family transcriptional regulator, which encodes MKIIISNSSNQPIYEQIYRQIKAMIIKGELREGEILPSIRGLARDLQISVITTKRAYDELEKEGFIETMQGKGSFVASQNKELMKERKLKIIEEKLIEVVKESKMLGISYGEIEEMLKILFEEE
- a CDS encoding LCP family protein; its protein translation is MGRKFRRAFFISFLCFIILYGLIGYYTVKKRNPDVTLGKNIENKDEILFLVLGIDGNDMTEATDVRTDTMMLAKLNFKSGELSILSIPRDTRVMLKSGEYAGKINAAHKLGGAEESIKTVKELLDIDLEYYVKIDYQFVREVVDLIGGVEMDIPFHMKYDDISDEPPLHIDIEEGRQVLDGDKAIQFLRYRKSNDGSGGYKEGDVGRIKAQQEFIKAFMGQVLKPSNILKSPMAISKYYKYVETNIPMKIAFKGAFSGRKIDTEDLNINTLPGEGRYIDGISYFIHYEEPTQALIKEMFENHILN
- a CDS encoding ABC-2 transporter permease translates to MFKLALKDIKLSKKMLVIITAYIMILVSSILPSMDEIFTGITYTMLMVMGIFMLVIYTNGYDDRNKTEIVINSFPIKKADIVRGKYLTLVLYMIIICGILFLSSNLLRGLFTRFQGGKSATLGNVIVATNITLLFYAIYYPIYFRVGEDIMTFNYILWFLVLASPSLMRKLVNWLIEKGMMDQMLNINLRKANLTILIISIIVFYISLQISKKLYKQREF
- a CDS encoding ABC-2 transporter permease → MIGTIKKDLIHIFSSKRERIFYLLYIPFLLLIVDSYEPKWIYFAVIYSYTYLTCISTIAYESNLKFNRVFNSLPITRKEVVIYKYISFFIYLTLVIVYAGVYLWIINTLGIKNVDYFNLEMIIRAIPILMISLSIVFPSYFSLGPRLAQMVHIIVFVSFFIGIISVSGGDLFINKIFQFMASGKFFILASVVYLLSLILSTKLYEGKDL